Proteins encoded within one genomic window of Flavobacterium gilvum:
- a CDS encoding acyltransferase family protein — MNLLNSKPHYQILDGLRGVAALLVVAFHVLEASATSHLDQIINHGYLAVDFFFLLSGFVIGYAYDDRWNNMSVGDFFKRRLVRLQPMVILGMIIGAICFYFQDSVLWPMIHEVPVWKMLLVMLVGCTLLPLPVSMDIRGWTEMHPLNGPGWSLFFEYLANIFYALFVRKFSKLLLSILVFLSAVFLIHLALTSKHGDIIGGWALQPDQLHIGFARMTYPFFAGLLLFRVSKIVSIKNTFFLCSLLLIIVLAMPRIGGKEMLWANGLYDSLIVIFIFPLIVFLGAGGKPENKFAYKVCKFFGDISYPIYITHYPLIYIYTGWVATNKIPLQEALPVGVLVFFSSIALAYGSLKLYDEPTRKWLKDKVFRNQKVEVSTIGAVSKN; from the coding sequence ATGAATTTACTAAACTCAAAACCCCATTATCAGATTTTGGATGGCCTTCGAGGTGTTGCGGCCTTGCTAGTTGTTGCTTTTCATGTACTTGAGGCAAGTGCAACCAGTCATTTGGATCAAATAATCAATCATGGTTATCTGGCTGTAGATTTTTTCTTTTTACTTTCTGGATTTGTTATTGGCTATGCCTATGACGACCGCTGGAACAACATGAGTGTAGGTGATTTTTTCAAGCGAAGGCTGGTCCGTTTACAGCCAATGGTAATTTTGGGGATGATTATTGGGGCAATATGTTTCTATTTTCAAGATTCTGTTCTGTGGCCAATGATTCATGAAGTGCCAGTATGGAAGATGTTATTGGTAATGTTGGTAGGATGTACACTTCTTCCGTTGCCAGTATCGATGGATATAAGAGGCTGGACAGAAATGCATCCGCTAAATGGTCCAGGATGGTCATTGTTTTTTGAATATCTTGCCAATATATTTTATGCGTTGTTCGTCCGCAAGTTTTCCAAACTACTGTTGTCAATTTTAGTTTTTCTTTCAGCAGTATTTCTGATTCATTTGGCTTTAACGAGCAAACATGGTGATATCATTGGTGGTTGGGCACTTCAGCCAGACCAATTACATATTGGTTTTGCCCGAATGACCTATCCGTTTTTTGCAGGCTTATTATTATTTAGAGTGAGCAAAATAGTTTCCATAAAAAATACTTTTTTCCTATGCAGTTTACTTTTGATAATTGTTCTTGCGATGCCTAGAATTGGTGGGAAAGAAATGTTATGGGCCAATGGACTTTACGATTCATTAATTGTGATTTTTATTTTTCCGCTCATCGTTTTCCTGGGTGCGGGAGGCAAACCCGAAAACAAGTTTGCTTATAAAGTTTGCAAATTTTTTGGAGACATATCTTATCCGATTTACATTACGCATTATCCCTTAATTTATATTTATACAGGTTGGGTAGCAACAAATAAAATCCCTTTACAAGAAGCTTTACCGGTTGGGGTGCTGGTATTCTTTTCTTCGATAGCATTAGCTTATGGTTCGCTGAAATTATATGATGAACCGACACGAAAATGGTTGAAAGACAAAGTGTTCAGAAATCAAAAAGTGGAAGTTTCCACTATTGGAGCAGTTTCAAAA